A genomic segment from Sorangium aterium encodes:
- a CDS encoding phosphoenolpyruvate--protein phosphotransferase: protein MGKAAFLARRLTPSGCIVAGTKLAAHREALKSKKIKLSPKVDAAVQSVIASTEALEALGSIDATMVEIDRGTDRCIGAFSSQLASIERAFDHDDILPLTDDEAARRRDALLVRSEVLSSGTGFIRLVYSQQWVRMSAMIKALEGKDVKAAVERLGLSAETGRLQRWTELYGKKLGVTEAKAADPAVKAVEAWHEAYGTLLVQAHAEYDDDKDETHALLRDRLLSPYEDAAEEARRADQRARAASARKKTDAEPEPIG from the coding sequence ATGGGAAAAGCCGCATTTCTCGCCCGCCGGCTCACGCCGAGCGGGTGCATTGTTGCAGGTACGAAGCTCGCCGCTCACCGGGAGGCCCTGAAGTCGAAGAAGATCAAGCTATCTCCCAAGGTCGACGCAGCGGTCCAGTCCGTCATTGCGTCCACCGAGGCCCTCGAGGCGCTCGGGAGCATCGACGCCACGATGGTGGAGATCGATCGCGGCACCGACCGGTGCATCGGAGCGTTCAGCAGCCAGCTCGCCAGCATCGAGCGCGCTTTCGATCACGACGACATCCTGCCGCTGACAGATGACGAGGCGGCGCGCCGTCGCGATGCGCTGCTGGTGCGCTCGGAGGTGCTGTCGTCGGGCACCGGCTTCATCCGCCTCGTCTACTCCCAGCAGTGGGTGCGCATGAGCGCGATGATCAAGGCGCTCGAGGGCAAGGACGTGAAGGCGGCGGTCGAGCGTCTCGGGCTCTCGGCCGAGACAGGCCGCCTCCAGCGCTGGACGGAGCTGTACGGCAAGAAGCTCGGCGTCACCGAGGCGAAGGCCGCGGATCCGGCCGTCAAGGCGGTCGAGGCGTGGCACGAGGCTTACGGCACGCTCCTGGTCCAGGCCCATGCCGAGTACGACGACGACAAGGACGAGACGCACGCGCTCCTCCGCGACCGGCTGCTCTCGCCGTACGAGGACGCGGCGGAGGAAGCGCGGCGCGCCGACCAGCGGGCCCGCGCCGCCAGCGCCAGGAAGAAGACCGACGCCGAGCCTGAGCCGATCGGATAG